In Caldicellulosiruptor obsidiansis OB47, a single window of DNA contains:
- a CDS encoding transposase produces the protein MPTTKTCSSCGSQYDVKLSERIFRCPVCGLEIYRDLNAAINMLKVVGLDRSEVKPVEWETAARIFRDNPCILVSHTT, from the coding sequence GTGCCAACAACGAAGACATGCAGCAGTTGCGGAAGTCAGTATGATGTCAAGTTGTCGGAAAGAATTTTCAGATGTCCTGTTTGCGGTTTAGAAATTTACAGAGATTTGAACGCTGCGATAAACATGTTAAAGGTAGTAGGGCTGGACCGGTCCGAAGTCAAGCCCGTGGAGTGGGAGACCGCTGCCAGAATATTCAGGGATAACCCCTGTATTCTGGTAAGTCATACCACGTAG